The sequence TTTAGCAGCTAATTaaaattaattagatatatATGCAAATATCTAgaaagagttttattattagtacttatactaaagaagattgCACAGCTTATAGTACTTAGCAGCTGTTTTAACATTAAGTAGAGACTTTAAGCGTCCCTATAataagttcttaatatattctaTCTATAGACATACTTAatctatactttatagaaaGTAGATATTACAGaattatatataacttataagttactactactatagttaattAGAAGGATTAATTAAAGAGAGATATCTTCTAAATCCTAAAATGTGTTAGAGGCGTGTTTAAGCAACGTTAGAGCAacttactagctatctacttgctatctatattaatagtagttcTATAAAACCTATTTATATAAAGATAGTACTACTAAATAGATACACTAGCTCTTTTAGCAATCTTTATTAAGAATAGCTTAAACTAACTCTTATATACCTAGCTTTGTtataagttagtaataatttAGCTAAGAGTAATAACTAGAACTAGGTTAGAACGTGCTCTTAAGGTGTTATAAATTAATTATACTTTTTCTATAGTTAGGTAAAAAGACAATAAAGAGAACCTCTAACTATTCTCCTATAAGTTTCTTAAATAACATATCTATTTAAAATATCTACTACTTAATAAAGATTTTTACCTATTTATTATAAAAGTAGATAATTCTTATTCTAGCTATAGAGGTTATAATATGTTAAATATAcgcctagtatacttaaatATCTTTAAAATAAGTTAAAGGCATGTTAActtactattataggttCCTAATATTTAAGTTTCTACTTAAACAGAACACCTTTAATATCTCTACTATATAGAAACTAAGTAAGCTTCTCCTTATTAGTAAGATGTATAATATAATCTttattaataaaggtagcACTTAGATCCTGAATTAAACAGAATCTGTAGCTAGTAAGATATATAACTAGCTAAGGCAAATTTAAGAAGTCTGCTAAATACATTATTAATATGTTATAGgttacttcttagtatatacatCTTAAAGTCTAAGAGGTTAGTATTAGATAAAGaatatttataatatctagtaCATAATCTAGTTCTATAATAAatagaggaggaggagcatATAAATATGttctaaagataataagaaTAAAGTATAGAGTATGTTCTAGATTATCTAGAATaattatataaaatataactaGATAGTTACACTAACAAATAATCTAGCCCTATCCTTAAGGGTAGTTAACACCTATTATGCTTAGAATATGCTTAGAACTTGTTtcctactacttactataggTTTAGAGATTGCCTATTATAGGCTTAATAACGTTACACTGctctctactattctctttatTCTCTAGTGTAGAGAGACTATTCTAGAAGAGATCtactagatagcttatatcTACCTCCTTTTAAACCTATTAGATAAGATATTTTTTATCTATGTTTAGTTAATATAATCTGTAAGTAATAAAGAACTTACGTCTGCTAATACCCTAAAACATATTAAGAATAtatttaactatattatattatatctaaACAGCTTACTTACCTACTCTTATTAGCGCCTAacttatagcttatatgtgTCCTTTTTTAGTATATAACACCCTTTATTAAACCTGCAGttaatactaatatataGCCTAGAGAAGATattagtataatatacttaaaatatatatagaacATATTTATACGCCTATACCTGcttttatctagttattaaaACTCTCTTAGGGACACTACTCTAAATCTTATAGAGATTGTTATATATCTCTTCtataaccttactatataaatacaCTTTTAATCTATTCTAAAGATatttatagtacttaatgCTAGTATACTTATACTTCTAtctataagtataactattaagaaatagacagaatattagttatTTATGTAATTTTATagccttagagtactagAACTTAATTAAATATGTTAGAAACGTAGTAGAAACGTGTTCTAGTAATATACCTAAGTTGCTTATACTAGTATAGCTTCTtatatctatagtaatctatatatagttttagctagctaaataatatatatatatctatcTTAAAGACCTTTTAGATATAGAGGCAGCGCTGTACTATACTTAAGCCTAACAGCATTAAGAGTAGTACCCTACAAACTTCTAGGCGTAAATTAGATCTTTGTCTGtaatatattagaaatatatataaaacatatttacatctactataCCTAATTTCTCCCTTTACTACTCTAAATAACACCTAGCTAAGTAGTAAGATCTATTttaactacttctagagtattataaagactaaagctgctctcttctcttttattgctattatagttactattacttagagtagaattaAATATGTAAAAAAGGTCTGCTATACTACAAAAACATGTTTTTAATAGAACTAAAATATATTTAATTAAGTTATTATGTAACTCTTAGTAAaaacttattactataccTAACAAAGCTATACTAGACTATACTATCTTTTAGAGATCTCTGCTAAAGCATAGTTACCTGCCTATCTAGGTTTAGTCATAGTCCGCCCTCTAAATCTCATGGTCTGATGACCTGCTTCCTGGCTGATAAGTGGCCGGCCAAAGATGACGTATGATTGGGTCAAGCTTCCTGAGCTCCACATCAACGCCGCGCCTTCGACAATCGTCTCATCGAAGCCTCGAGATATCTTTACATCTCAATCTGATGAGCTACACCAGCTTACACCCCATGACGACCTAAACCTCACGCAACAACAGTAATGAGTGGAATTCCTCCCCACGGTTTGCTCGCGCTGCCGAATGAGCTGCTGATCCAGATCGCAACACTTCTTGATATCGAGGCGCCGTCGATTACAAAGTTTGCCCATGAGCCGTCTGCAGAACTGACAAAGTCCGAGTCTACCCCTCTCAAAGACCTGTCTCGGGTATCGTGGCGCTGGAGAAAGATCGTTGTCCCAATACTGTTCGAATACGCTCGAATTGCGCTCGACCCCAATCCACAATGGGTACCACTGGATGCGCGCCTGATTGAAAGTATGCAAGGCCAGCTGTCGACTTTGAGTAATCACGAGTTCATGATATACACCAAGATGCGCAGCAAGTTCAAGAGCAGCTCCGCTTCCGCCTTCGACCAGTCATTCGATGACATACTTATCAACCTATGTAGAGTACAGGACGGCGATGAGTTCTTGAGGTCTGCACCATCGATACTGTGGCTTCCACATCTCAGCAAGAGCTTTACAGATCTTGTCAAACTCGTCTCGCAGTACGATCTCAAGCAGCATGTCAAGAGCATTGTAGTGCACACCGACATAGAGTACGGATTGCGCCATGTTTCTACGGCCGATGCACCACTATCTCGAGCAGTCATGGAGATATGGGAACACATTTTCTCCTGCTTTGAGCCGACTCGCATCGCTGTGGCAGCGCCACCAGCCACCCTGGCGGGTCTTTTGAACACACAAATGCTAAGCTCAGACACGTGGGCGTTTGATATGAAAATGCACTACATCGAGCTTATTCAGAACTCCCCGCCACCCCTTGGCCACATGTCCTCCAAATGTCGACCATGGAACACCGCCCTCATTCATCGACGTCCCTGGTCGGTTCTGAGCTACAATGAAGGGTCGTCAATCACTGCCTACAGCACTTACGAGTACCACCTCAAACAGTCACCGAAGATACTCTACCTCATACTCATGCAACTTGCCAAGGAAGTCGAAGTCTGCTGTAATATTACATCTTTCAGATTCACTGGCATTTTTCCTTTCGCAGCGAACGTCACAAGCATCATTCGCGCGCTTCACCGCATCTCTACGCTTCGCCACGTTACTTTCCAACTCGCTCCAGGACCAGAGAACAATCTTCTGAGCCAACCGGATCGTATGGGTAGAGCACAGTCCGGCGACTTCTGGCTTGAATGGACTGAGAGCTACAAGGCCGTTGCTAGCTATCTCGGTGTGTTCGACTTCGAAGACGGCGCCGAGTTTACGAGCAAGGACTGCACAAGTAAGACTTTGACAAAGGACGTTGAAGAGATTGTGGAGTTGTTGAAGCACAGAGGGGCTGGTTGGAGGAACAAGGAAGATGAGGTTGGTGTGTGGGTAAGAGATCATGCGCTTGACGATGATTTCACAGCTCCCAGTGTCGATCAGTTGACCGCCTTGACCGGAGACACCACAATCTCAGCGTGAATTGGTGTCCTGTAATTGCGTTACAGAGGTCACGGAGAAGAGCTCGAAGTATTCACTGCAACTTTGCAAATTCCCGCACAGTACGATCAGAAGAATGTCGTCCATACTTGTCAATTATCCATCTCTCCTTGAATATATGAAAACCAAACAGTGTTACTTGGATCTACCCGTGCGCTGGTTATTTTTTCCAGCATGCGTTGTCTAAATCTTGATGATTGTTTGGATGGGGAGCTGCATTGCATATGCCATGCTCCCAAGAAAACGGTGGCTCTTGTCCATCTACGTTCTTCCTATGCACTGCAAATATACGTACTTGAAGAAGAACACTAAATAGCTATTGGCACATATCAACTGCACAAGGTAGACGATACAACCCTTGGTGGCTACAGTTACCAGGCATCGTTGGAAGCCAGCTATTGGGCATCGCAGATAGTGTAGTCAAAAAAGCTATCGAACCCACAGTTAGATCCCATCCAGACCCAGCCCATCATTCCCTCAAGCAACCCGCGAGCTCATCAAAAACCACCTCACGAACCTGCGCTCCACCATCCCCAACATTGAAGCCCTGGACGAAAAAGAGCACATCCAGACCGTCCAACCACCTCCTTCCCCCTGGTCTTTCCCACCATGCTGCTACTACCGCGAAGCCCGACCTGGACTATCGAACCTCCTCAGCGAAACCCTAAAAGAACTGAGCGGATTGAAGTGACGGTCAGCCAGGGTAAAGTGGCAGTCTCCAGAAGTCAGGCAGAAAGCGTGCGTCAACACAAAAACCGAGGGAGGAGCAAAATAATTACGTGTAAACGAGCGAAATATTGAACAAGAAGCAATCCACATCACCCCACCACCCTGATACCATATCCTTCGACATCAGTAACCCACAGCACTACCAATCCCAACCATACCACCGAACACCAAGTGTCTTCACGCCAGACCTTAGTTTGCCGCAGTCCAGAGCGCGGGGCCAGGGAACGGGTAGCTTGTGGGGTTGTTGTAGAGGTTGAACAGGATACCGGCGTCGGTCCTCTTGTACAGGCTGGTGCCAGCAACGCCTCCAGAAGGAGCGACGGAGCCGCTTCCCGTTACCTTCAAGTTCAGGCACTATCGCAATGCGTCAGCATGAGTGTGGAAGACTAGAGCCCACAAAGTGAGAGAAGCTTACCTGCGGGTAGAACTGAGCGCCGTTGTCGCTCGAAGCGCTGTGCAGGGCGATGATCTCGTGGCGGATGACGTAGTTGCCGGCCTTGAGGTTCTTGGGGATCGTGGTGGTCGAGGTGAAGTTGGTCTTGATCAGGTTGTCGGTAGCCCATGTGCCGGTGCCGCCAGGGGTGATCAGACCGGCTTGGGAAATCTTGCTCCAGCGAAGAGAGCCAGGGGTGAGGGTTGTGCAATCACCTGTCTGGCCGTTAGAATGGTATGTTCAGTCTGGTTGTGACAGCGCTTACCGTTGCAGGGAGCAATGTAGTTGATGACGGGTCCCTTGTGGCTTTCTGGCCAGGTGTTCCAGTACAAGGTGAGCACAGAGCCAGCAGCGACGTTGGCATAGAGCCTGCCTGCGGTTGCACTCTTGTGGCAGCTGATATCGTCCGTACCAAGCGCAGCGGGCTCGACGAATCCATTATCCTGGTTCAGGGAGTCCCAGCCGGCAGTCTGAGGCCTCGAGTTCGCGGGAGAGTAGTACCACGATGGATCAGAACCTTTGGTGGACGCTCCGTTGGTGCTGACGCTGTTGATAAAGCCATGGGCAGAGACGGTGTCGAGGAGAGTGGCGACGGCGCCGAGGAGGAGTGCTGCGGAAAACATCTTGTAGCAAAAGTCAGATCAAGGGAGTGATGGAGAAGTGAATGCTGGTGATGATGTGAACGGGCGAAGATCTCTCCATCTTTATACGTCTCGCCTTCCTCTCGGGCATTGCTCGTCCGCCGCAGTAGTAGACGGAGTTCTTTTTCCGTTTCATCTATATCCAAGCCCTCGAAAGAATCGAGCGTGCACTTCTCGGCGTCAAGTTACCAATGAGGCTGATTGACTAGTGGCTTGTAGTCCTTGGACGGTGGATTGTAGGATGCACCGAAACACGAATGGTGTAACGCATCCACCCTTGCGAGTGACGTGAAAATAGAACAGCCATGAAGCCGACCTTGGTAGCGAGTTCGCGGGGAGCGTCAAGATGGTAGACCAGTCATGTGCCGGGGGCGGATGCTGTGGTCATGGCACGGTGTTGAATATAGGGTTAATATAAATCGCCCGGAACATCGACGCAAAGTGCCGTTAGCGAGCAGTCCTTAATAAGATCAACAATCAACACAGCGCGTAGCTTCAACACGCCTCTGGTCAGCTGCGCAATTCCCAAGTCTTCTCGAAAGTGCGTGAACACATGGCAATGGTGCCAAGTATTGTGTTGGCCCGACTTTTGAGTACAGGAGGTCGATTGATACTGGTGTCCTCATAGGTAGGGCTCGGCAAACTCTTTGTTCTGCGTTGTACAAGAAGCCTGTGCTCGACTTTGAGACAATCCCAAGCTTTCTTATCTTTCGAGGCCAGGAGGATTAGATGTACGATTCTTGTCCAAGTTTGTCGTTAAATTGTACAGCCATGTTAGCTATGTTTGTGGGCCCTGTCACTATCAGAAACGGACAAGCGCCGGTGCTCAGTAGCTCTTGATGTTTTCTGTTCTCGGATTATTTGTGGTGCATGGCGCGTTTGAGTCGATATCTTCCAGTAATCGACAATGTGATGCAGCGATAGATCTGGCACAATGGAGTGAAGATTCCGCGTTGTTGACGCAGCAGAGCTTTTTGGCGGCGCAAGCTCTTCTTATATCGCTACAGCAGCGCCATAAGAGATAATATGGGGCTAAATGTGCTCATGCTTGCGGAGACGCGAGTGCAGCTCCGACAATGTGCTCAATATGTGCTCAAACATAGGACGAGGATTGCAGATATACACAGCAGTCGTCAATATAAGTGAAGTTGCAGGAAGGAACGAGCAATGGGGAAATCAGAGGACGCGGGTTGGAAATGCTTATGTGTGACTGATTCGGGAAACCCAGAAACCTTCAGATAGTCGTGTATGTTCGGTTGGCGCACCTACGAGCACAATACACGAAATCAGCGCGTGGAAGTAGGTAACCGAAGATCGACGTTTTTGTAAGTTCGCTCTGTGCTTGCACTTGGATCACTACAATCCTGATTTGTACTGACCCAAGAGTAGCAAACACAAGAGAAGAAGCAACTCTGGTGATCAGTTCTCGATACTTTCCTACCTGGCGGCTATCCAAACGGCGTGAGTGATGACTAAACAGCACACCAGATATTCAGTTCCTTTCGGGCCTTCGTTGGGATAATCGCGGTCAAGAAGGTCTCCAGCTTCAAGGGGGTTGCCTAAACGGTCTTGAATACGAGTTTGCTGTACCTAGGGTTTCCCTTTTGTCAAAGATCACCAAATGcttagtgttagcaggttCGTATTCTAGTCCACTCAAGCCCCCTTGTATCTGGCAAGGTCTTGTTTCCGGTGACTCGGCAGGGTCTTATTTTCGGCGGATCGGCAGCCTGGTCAACAGGTGCTATGCAGATCTCGCGAATGTATGGACGAATCCGCGACTGTATTCTTGCCGATCATACGGGTACCTCCGCCGAGCTGTAGCTATCACCCTGGCTCTGACCTCTTGACGGAAACAGCCATGGTCATTTATTGCATGGGTCCGTGGTTCCCGGCACAGACCCGCTTCTTGGTTTTCTGGATCAACGGCGTTCCTTAATCATCTGCTGGAGTCGCAGGCGGCGCGAGTAAAAGTGCTTTTGAGCGGTCACTTTGCCAAATGGGACAACGTAGGCGAGTTGAATGCGGAGGACCGACGCCAAGAAACAGTCATATCTCTTGCATTTTGGCTGTCATGCAGCTCACGACACCTTTAACCCTGGGTAACTTTAGCTTCGTTATCAGCTATACTCTTAAGCATAGTAGTTACATTGAGAAGACCCGTCGCGGTGACCTCACAAATCTAGACAGCTACGCTATGATATTATCGTGGAATCATGCGACAAATCTCGAACAGTGTGCTCCGTTTCTCACGATCAATGTTGGGAACCAACATGCTGGTCAAGTCTGGATGGACGTTCTTGGCTTCGAGTGGAGTGCAGTAACCATTAGCAAGAACGGTAATGGAAGATTCCTGTGCCTCAGGAACAGCATAGCGTGCTTCGTGAGCGAGGTTGCAGACGGAAGAGAAAAGTTTCCTGTGCGGTTCAACGCTGACTTCCACGACTTGATCGCTTAATCTATTCTCTTAATTAGAGTTCTGCCATGAAGGTAGTGTATAGCAGCGACGGATAATGTCACAATCTGTTTCAACCGGAACGGTAGCTCCCACTAGGAAAGGAGTTAACAAGAAAATTTCGCTGCTGGTGATGATGCATGGAGATGAATGAAGAAGTGGGGATGTCTGTTAGCATGTACTTAGCGCCATTCCTTATCTTGTCCTCAGGCACATCACGTTCTCTCACTCATCAACATTAACAAAGAAAACCACGCAGAAGACAGGTTCCAGGGCAAAAAACTCTGGATCCAGTTTGAAATTAGATCCCGGTACGATGTTATATAGAAAACCTTCTTATCGCTCTGTTTGCAGTCGCGAGACCCCTCTCAAAGTCCCTCTTGCGCTGCTCAGACTCCGAGATATCCCTCTCACAGGCCTCCAAGCCAGCCCTCTCCCTACGCGCGATGCCCTGCAGGACTTGTGCAGACTCAGGGCTCAAAATCGAATTCTCAAGTTCGAGTCCAGCAATCAGTTCATGCAGCTCCATAAAAGCCCAAGACATGCCAATGAGCACGTCACAGTGGGTCAGCCAATGCGTAGATAAGCTCATCATCCACCGCGCGAAAGCGACTGACTCTGCATTACTCGAGCCCACGATGTCTTTCAAGGTCGCTGGCACACATATGTCTGCCCGGCGGCAAATCTCCAGCCCTAGCTCAACGATGCCGGATGCCTGGCCGCTGCCAGTGCGGTGGACCTCATCCATGCCCGCTACACCAAGACCTTCGACGTCAAAACCAGTCTGAGCTCGCAGTACTCGAACAAGTGCGGAACCAAAAGCATCTGCCGCGCGCACGGGTACGGATGGCAGACTTTCGAGAAGAGCGGGCGATGTAAACCACAAGGGAAGGAGGTCTAGGAGATTTACTTTATCTGTGGTAAGTTCGAGAGCTTTGAAGTCGAAACCTTCGTGTGCAAAGTCCAATGACGAGAGTGTGAGAGTCGAAGAGACAGGATAATCGACGAATATATCTGGCTTCACCGGAATGACAGTTTCTGAAGGCTCAGACGGCTGCTTTGTAAAGTCGAAGTACACTCTAGGGTCGGTTTGAGGCGTCTGCACTGGCGAACCAAGGTTATCGATCCACGTCTTCACAACCTCAACTTCCGTCTGGGTAAAGCTGCCGAACATTTTGCCCTCCCAGGATAGCTCTTTCACAAGCCTGCTGTTCTCGCTCTCCCCTTTGACTACCCAAGGCTTACAACTGCCCAAGTCGTAGATGAATTCCCTCTGCCACTGCTTGTCGGTAAATGCTTCCGGCTCAAGCCAATCTACCAAGGAACGACGGCCAATTTTGAGGCGGCTGTTGCAATGAATTTTGTGTGCAACGAAGGCTTTTGCAGCAAAGATATTTAGTAGCGCCGCTTCCGTTTCGGTACGAGGGAACGTCTCCTCAGCTTCTACCTTCAACGATGGACTTTCGGGAGTTGTCGGCAAGCCTTCAGCGAGAACATATCCAGCTTGTACTCGTTTCCAAGCGACCTTCGCTGCTGCCGCTCCTTCGTCCTGTTCGATTCGGTCAATATAGTCTGCAACTGCAGCCATAGCCATTGCAGCATGACCTGAATCTGCATTATCGATAGAGATATGCAGTTCGAAATAGTACGGATTGAGTCGAACCTCGCGGAGTTCTTTGACTGTTTTCAACAGATGAAGCGGCAAGCTTTCATATGCCATGTTGAAGCCCAGCGACTCTGGTAGAAAGTCATGTGGAAAGAGCGAAATGAGCAATTGAGCTACGGCAGCCTTCCAGCAACGGGTCTGGTCCAAGTTGTGACAAGAATCAATGAAATCCTCCGAGTCTGCGGCAGGGAGTCCGGCGTCAATGTCATCCATCAGCTGTCGATAAACGTATACGTGGTTCTTCGCAAGGTCGCCGTCTCCAAGCTCTTCTGACATCACCTGCCATGCGTTCTTGGTAATATTGCGGTACTTGAAAGGTGTAGTAATCTTGTTGATGTGGCCAAGCCAGGCGCCGTCAACGTACTTGACTGGGGCAGCCTGCTTTAACCACCACTTGGCTTCTTCCATGTCACCAAAAACCTCACGGGATCCTCCAGCTCTGCGACGGGCCAGGTACTCCTCCCATCGATTGGTCACACCGAAATCCTTCTCCTTGAGGAATTGATGCAGCTCTTCACGAGAGAATTCTTTCACGGAGAGGATACCACTGTCCGGATCTCGAAGCGCATCATCGAGTGTGGATGACAAGAAGGACAAAAGGAGCTCGCGACACTCAGGTAGTATCTCGAAATGATGTTCGAGGTTATGGAGTTTGTGGTAGAGCCGTTTGTAAGTCCACAGCTCGTTCACGTCTGCCACGGAAGGTATTTCGACGGTTGGTTTAGGAACGAGTGGTTTCCCTTTGGTGACAACAACCTCTGGACTTTTCTCTACAACTTTGAATCTCCACCCTCTGAACGATAACCTCCTAGGGCTGTCTGGAGCTTCGGGATCCTTGTTCCTCGTACGCCCTTTTGACAAGCGGTTCCGAACCTCGTCCCACGCGAGGAGGGCCAAAAAAGCGATCAAAACTGCTGTTGTGGTTTGTATGATGTACATGGTGagtttatgtttaataaGGCAAGGTAATAGAGGGGCTGCTGACAGTTTTATATAAGTTAGACGATAAGCGCATGCATCGGTGGAGCGAGAGGCGAAACAAGGCAAGCTGTCGCACAGGTCAAGATCCTAACCGCACTGACGATGACATTGTCAAACCTGGGGTAAGGTACCTGACATGTCAGTGTCATTGTTCCCTGTGTACTGTGCCGGACCAATAAAAAACCATTGGCAACATCTGCGCCTAGGCAGCACCACATACACCCGCAATTGGAGTCAAGCGCAATATCTCTCCCCCACAACGCCACTCGACCTTGACGTTGTTAGCCAGCCATTGGTGCAGCTACATTGCTCGAGAGCCGTGTAAGCGATAAAAGCTCCATGCACTCGAGGTCACCCAAGCGCCAGCAGGATGCTGTttaggaaggtgttcttgGCCATGTGCGAAGGATGCCAACGTGGTGTTGCTCGCACTGCCGAGACCCGCGGGTAGCACGATCGGGACGTCACTTTTACCCGTACATGCCACAACCTTTGTCTCGCGTTTTGCACATGCACCTTGGCCGCGGGATTTGAAGCACGCCATCCTACGTCACATCACTTCGACACCTAGGCAACGTCTGTTTGTGTACACGTATTACCTTGTCTTCCCAACAGCGATAATCAGATCATTCGAAAGGAGCCGCACAGCATAGCAATTGCGTGTATACTGGAATTCCTTGAGATCTATGAACATGGCCGAATTCACATCAGCCTATGAAGGGCTGGTAAAGCACCTAGCTGGAGCAAAGTACACCTTTGTATGCCCGTCTCCAGAGACCGCTGGCAGGGTAGTGCAGAAAAGAGAATCTGATCCATCAACGAAGAATGCTCGGAACATGCAAGATTTCTTCGGTTGGAGTCTGCCATGCTCAAGGTATGCGCTATCAATCTCAAGCTCATTCTCAGACAACTCGAAACGCTCCTCAAGATAGGCGACTGTCGTGGTTTTGTCTGCTACGATCCCACCAGTGCATATGCCAGGTGCGATTCGTGCTGACATATccacagacaaactctcaGGTCGATCATACCGAACGATATCTTCGAAAGCTTACGCAAAGCATCCATCATTACTGACAGCGATAACAAAGACGAGTACCGCTCAGAAATCCGCGTCTCGAACTTCTACCTGCCCAACGTTCCGAAGCTCGATAGCAGCACAACGCCACTCTACTATATCCACTCCCCCTTCCCGGCATCATCAGACGCAGTGTTTTTTGGACCTGACACATATCTGTTCACTCAATTTCTGAGAACCGCTCAACATCATCTACCAGAGGAACCAGGAAGCGCGATCGACGTATGCTGCGGATCGGGCGCAGGCGCAATACACCTAGCGAGGACATACCCTCGTGCAAAAGTCCTCGGTTTGGACCTCAATCCACAAGCGTTGCGGCTCGGGGGTGTGAACGCAAGGCTAGCCGATGCTAAGGTTGACTTCTTCCAGTCGAATCTTTATGCTGCTGTTCCACACGATGACAAGAAGTTTGGGATTGATCTGATTGTCAGCAATCCACCGTATATTGCCTCGAGTGCCGAAGGCAAGGACCTGCCCATGTACGCAGACGGCGGCGCTGAGTTTGGCCTCGACATATCGTTGAGGATTGTTGAAGAAGGCATGATGATATTATCAGAAAAAGGTGTCATCATCGTGTACACAGGCGTGGCGGTTCCAACAGCAGATCCGGGCCATGACGCGTTCCTTGAGAAACTTCAGGCTGTGAAGGGCGCTGAACTTATTGAGTACACAATACTGCATCCAGATATGTGGCCAGAGGAGATTGGGCATGGCGCATATGCAGACGTTGGCAGGATACAAGTTGTTGGTGCCGTGTTGAGGAGATCTTGAGAAAGTGGGGTAAAGGGCAAGTGGGGTCTCAGTACTAGCGGAACGTGATTTTGCGCCTGCATGCTTCTGTTCCCGTCGTGCCGACTAACACACTACTTTCCTTGCCTACATTCGAACCTCAACTCCCATGCTTGATGGACGACGGCGAGATGGCTGTGTGTAGTTTCACTGACTCTCTCTCTGGAGAGCAGTACCAGACTCACCAGACTGGAGTACCTTCTAGGAATATAGACCTGAGAGGACACCGAAGCCCCCCTATTCGGTAAACTAATCGTCATGTGTCGTGCTGAGAACGAACGTGATTGCAAGGCTGACACATACAACGGATCGTCCTTAAGAGCCGCCTAACACGTCCTACGTTCCTCGTACGGCAGCGTGACGCCGCTCTCACATGTCCAGCGCACCACCTCTTGTCGCCGCGATAGTTCCTTC is a genomic window of Ascochyta rabiei chromosome 8, complete sequence containing:
- a CDS encoding Lytic cellulose monooxygenase (C1-hydroxylating), translated to MFSAALLLGAVATLLDTVSAHGFINSVSTNGASTKGSDPSWYYSPANSRPQTAGWDSLNQDNGFVEPAALGTDDISCHKSATAGRLYANVAAGSVLTLYWNTWPESHKGPVINYIAPCNGDCTTLTPGSLRWSKISQAGLITPGGTGTWATDNLIKTNFTSTTTIPKNLKAGNYVIRHEIIALHSASSDNGAQFYPQCLNLKVTGSGSVAPSGGVAGTSLYKRTDAGILFNLYNNPTSYPFPGPALWTAAN